In Haliotis asinina isolate JCU_RB_2024 chromosome 16, JCU_Hal_asi_v2, whole genome shotgun sequence, the following are encoded in one genomic region:
- the LOC137267533 gene encoding uncharacterized protein: MRVFIILGLCALATAQFRPVDVINNILGWNSDRIHGWSFEYHKTHDVLLVRNSNACYLVPVDDSIEKQLDSKDSRETFEDKIYQQIKSHTGESKGSISELRTKYHDIRGVAECFRHAVYDLTPSS; the protein is encoded by the exons ATGAGGGTTTTTATCATCCTGGGGCTCTGTGCTCTCGCTACT GCCCAGTTCAGACCAGTTGATGTCATCAACAACATCCTCGGCTGGAACAGTGACCGAATTCATGGTTGGAGCTTTGAGTACCACAAGACCCAT GACGTGCTGTTGGTGAGGAACTCTAACGCCTGCTATCTGGTGCCCGTTGACGATAGCATTGAGAAGCAGTTGGATAGCAAGGACAGCAGAGAAACATTCGAG GACAAAATCTACCAGCAGATCAAATCTCACACCGGCGAGAGCAAGGGAAGCATCAGCGAGCTCCGTACCAAATACCACGATATCCGCGGTGTCGCTGAGTGTTTTAGACACGCCGTCTACGACCTGACTCCAAGCTCCTAA